One region of Aurantimonas sp. HBX-1 genomic DNA includes:
- a CDS encoding DUF6456 domain-containing protein, whose translation MTARGFNPDESPLARLTSRGGRAGGAFLDAAEAIAGERLRADFTRGQLMPGITQRWDSQPRGARGGKGSRDLSDSAIDARRRVDAAIAAVGPELSGVLLDVCCFLKGLETVERERQWPARSAKLMLKAGLGVLARHYGVKAAPKGGRPAIRRWGTDDYRPTIGGGAAK comes from the coding sequence ATGACGGCGCGCGGGTTCAATCCGGACGAATCGCCGCTGGCGCGCCTCACAAGCCGCGGCGGCAGGGCGGGCGGAGCGTTCCTCGATGCCGCCGAGGCGATTGCCGGCGAGCGGCTGCGCGCCGACTTCACCCGCGGCCAGCTGATGCCGGGCATCACCCAGCGCTGGGACAGCCAGCCCCGCGGGGCGCGCGGCGGCAAAGGCAGCCGCGACCTCTCCGACAGCGCCATCGATGCGCGGCGTCGGGTGGACGCGGCGATCGCCGCCGTCGGGCCGGAACTCTCCGGCGTGCTGCTCGACGTCTGCTGCTTCCTGAAGGGTCTTGAGACCGTCGAGCGGGAGCGGCAGTGGCCGGCGCGCTCGGCCAAGCTGATGCTGAAGGCAGGGCTCGGGGTGCTGGCCCGGCATTACGGCGTCAAGGCTGCGCCGAAGGGCGGCCGTCCGGCGATACGGCGCTGGGGCACCGACGAC
- a CDS encoding helix-turn-helix domain-containing protein, translating to MQSPGVGGDVALSPPGRPAGPFPRNAAAGRRACRLAREIASAFFAIPVTDIARPSRAVAPVCEARHVAMYLAHVVFQVSLSGIAEAFGRDRTSVAHAVRRIEDRRDDAAFDTMLTRLETLAHAVKTALEPAPDEAADGGGAVR from the coding sequence ATGCAGTCCCCCGGCGTCGGCGGCGATGTCGCCCTTTCCCCGCCCGGCCGTCCCGCCGGCCCGTTTCCCCGCAATGCAGCGGCGGGCCGGCGCGCCTGCCGTCTCGCCCGCGAGATCGCCAGCGCCTTCTTCGCCATACCGGTCACCGACATCGCCCGGCCCAGCCGGGCGGTGGCGCCGGTCTGCGAGGCGCGGCACGTGGCGATGTATCTCGCCCACGTTGTCTTCCAGGTGTCGCTGTCGGGGATCGCCGAGGCGTTCGGGCGGGACCGCACCAGCGTCGCGCATGCGGTGCGGCGGATCGAGGACCGGCGCGACGACGCCGCCTTCGACACGATGCTGACGCGGCTCGAGACGTTGGCGCATGCGGTGAAGACGGCGCTCGAACCGGCGCCGGACGAGGCCGCCGACGGCGGCGGAGCCGTCCGATGA